In a single window of the Veillonella sp. genome:
- the hemH gene encoding ferrochelatase, with the protein MNIEKKGLLFLSYGSPSSKDDLVPYMTSIRHGRVPTEAEVANLTRRYDAIGQWSNVELQTMAERQYKTLLALMPSMPSAIGYLHMKPSIADAVDDLVQQGVEHIVAIVTAPFFTSLGTGAYEKQVQAAIGTHQGVTFDVIRSWWNQPSFIEYWVKAVSDCINDTKDVFVIFSAHSIPLINSHNGDSYALALEESAREIAERCGLSNWSVAWQSAAPHGQWLGPTVEEAINQSLRNGAIHIAFVPFGFVSNHVEVLYDNDVECKELVDAGGAVYMRAQMPNCNETFLQAMASAIIERIHS; encoded by the coding sequence GTGAACATTGAGAAAAAAGGATTATTATTTTTATCCTATGGTAGCCCTTCAAGTAAGGATGATTTAGTGCCATATATGACGAGCATTCGTCATGGTCGTGTGCCTACAGAAGCTGAGGTTGCTAATCTTACACGCCGCTATGATGCAATTGGGCAATGGTCCAATGTAGAATTACAAACAATGGCAGAGCGTCAATATAAAACTCTTCTTGCCTTGATGCCATCAATGCCATCAGCTATTGGTTATCTTCATATGAAGCCATCTATTGCTGATGCGGTAGATGATTTAGTCCAACAAGGGGTAGAACATATCGTTGCTATTGTAACGGCTCCATTCTTTACGTCTCTTGGTACAGGGGCCTATGAGAAGCAAGTACAAGCTGCAATTGGCACGCATCAAGGTGTAACCTTTGATGTGATTCGCTCCTGGTGGAATCAACCTTCCTTTATCGAGTATTGGGTAAAAGCAGTTTCAGACTGCATCAATGACACTAAAGATGTATTTGTTATTTTTAGTGCTCATAGTATACCGCTTATTAATAGCCACAATGGAGATTCTTATGCGTTAGCCTTAGAGGAAAGTGCCCGAGAAATCGCAGAACGTTGTGGTTTATCTAATTGGTCTGTGGCTTGGCAGAGCGCGGCCCCACATGGTCAATGGTTAGGTCCTACCGTAGAAGAGGCCATCAATCAATCTCTACGTAATGGTGCGATACATATCGCCTTTGTACCATTTGGCTTTGTCAGCAATCATGTAGAGGTGTTGTACGATAATGATGTGGAGTGTAAAGAACTCGTTGATGCGGGCGGCGCTGTATATATGCGTGCACAGATGCCGAATTGTAATGAAACATTCTTGCAAGCGATGGCGAGTGCAATAATAGAAAGGATTCATTCGTGA
- the hemE gene encoding uroporphyrinogen decarboxylase produces MNTAYLDMIQGKNPGVTPVWYMRQAGRSQAEYRKIKEKYTLFEITKEPELCARVTELPVKEYGVDAAILYKDIMSPMVGMNVKVELKAGVGPVFNTPIRSMADVDTLDAFDPTKVNYIGKTITLLTSGMLDVPLIGFCGAPFTIASYLIEGGPTKNYNKTRGMLIGAPDVWNALMTKLADMSIEYLSMQAEAGANALQIFDSWVGAVNADQYKQGIYPHMERIIKTVKDRYPHLPMAMNGVGTDHLVSIWSHLPLDVIALDWRSSIVMANERGVTQTVQGNLDPAYLFADEKTLAHEVDRILLDGVRYGRHIFNLGHGVFPEADPKKLHWLTDYVHERSRELWAQEG; encoded by the coding sequence TTGAATACAGCATATTTAGATATGATCCAAGGGAAGAACCCTGGTGTAACACCTGTATGGTATATGCGCCAAGCTGGTCGTAGCCAAGCGGAGTACCGCAAAATTAAGGAAAAATATACGCTCTTTGAGATTACAAAAGAGCCTGAGTTATGCGCTCGCGTTACGGAATTGCCTGTAAAAGAATACGGCGTTGATGCTGCAATTCTTTACAAGGATATTATGAGTCCTATGGTGGGGATGAATGTAAAGGTAGAACTCAAGGCTGGTGTGGGCCCTGTGTTTAATACACCGATTCGCTCCATGGCTGATGTAGATACATTAGATGCCTTTGATCCTACAAAGGTAAACTATATTGGAAAAACAATTACACTGTTAACATCTGGTATGCTCGACGTTCCGCTCATCGGGTTCTGTGGCGCACCATTTACGATTGCGTCATACCTCATCGAAGGGGGCCCGACAAAGAATTACAATAAAACTCGTGGCATGCTCATCGGTGCGCCTGATGTATGGAATGCATTGATGACAAAGTTAGCAGATATGTCCATTGAATATTTGTCTATGCAAGCCGAAGCCGGTGCGAATGCATTACAAATCTTCGACTCTTGGGTTGGTGCAGTGAATGCGGACCAATATAAACAAGGTATTTATCCTCATATGGAACGCATTATTAAGACTGTAAAAGATCGATACCCTCATTTGCCTATGGCTATGAATGGTGTTGGTACCGATCATTTAGTATCTATTTGGTCTCATTTACCATTGGATGTAATCGCTCTTGATTGGCGTAGCTCCATCGTTATGGCTAATGAACGAGGCGTAACACAAACGGTACAAGGCAATCTTGATCCTGCCTACTTATTCGCCGATGAAAAAACATTAGCTCACGAAGTAGATCGTATTTTACTTGACGGTGTTCGTTACGGTCGCCATATCTTTAATTTAGGTCATGGCGTATTCCCAGAAGCGGATCCTAAGAAGCTTCATTGGCTCACAGACTATGTACATGAACGTAGTCGTGAACTATGGGCTCAAGAGGGGTAG